From Blastocatellia bacterium, the proteins below share one genomic window:
- a CDS encoding exodeoxyribonuclease V subunit gamma yields MASKLILTEPVLGTNREQFIERCQQAILTGQANSFIYLVATRALLDHITARIVDGQRVKACTELRVFLFDGLTRYILRQAGHDRRPIEDGMKYFLLEQVIAQLAAAGTLQHIPAIARLPGTVESVGQVIGEIKRAGMTPQQLREFINTQQPEARDLDIAAIYEAYQQTLDECRLMDADEATAGALQVLQSRPDLPPGLAQTTTLFIDGFFDFTPIQKNLLRYLIERIPEVVVNLTHDPRHPTVFAEPLQDTFRFFERLSEPMPVEHNAATLPHAPALEPLRTGLFNPEAEASAASPPITVLSGASMAHEVEEVVKEIKRLIVEQDYRPQEIGVIVREPSGYLKAVHDTLRHFGVPVALNAREPLTSVPSVKAAMKVLAARVAYEETEPYLSLLKNDYLDHFSALDRDAVENAVLAVGTQIPIRQWRQRVKRIRAAKQHQASTLTSRLVDPEQVEQELFRINRGVTQLEHALQSLDQIRQALALIPQEGTLSELIQGWRAALGAFRLRERLRQRLAQAGLDEEALRLLSLDLRALETLHQTLEQIERLAETADNGRWGRLSIEQFYEMMSHLLQRTLLHTRRSDPVGVTILEATEARGLPFRAIFITGLAQGVFPMAPARDWIYPTNERQQLAEAGLFLEDLSPKTFAAKEAHFFYHAACQATERLYVSYSRADARGEAVVVSGFVSELRRLYGVGLESLVPVIERSPSVYDVRRSASPAELTRSVLAGLYQSGPDDALVLHLYNWAVAAGHVSSSVLTRLQSEEERQGSTFGPHDGLLTDPTIHQQLRSRFGPNRVYSASQLNSYGRCPFQFFCQRILQLEEREEASLDLVALDRGWLLHTILHQFMQRHTDTNLSSSRRREYQEELLQVADDVFAYYEEKSLPIHAGLWALQKESLRDTLRRFLDVEIAYQEQVSAAGVQPHWLELGFGMTESDASHPDSRRECFRLNRGKDLIQLRGRMDRVDRSPDGKYIIYDYKSGAGASLKEMQAGVDLQIPLYIRALSDLFLAPDEEVIGGGYYSLKESHFNRNRGMYRHDLQSHTGIGPRANSNVTPEEWQQTLQEAEAYAWKYVDGMRRGDFRVEPKDDACCPRCLYHAVCRFDRQRIRMKSTEHSP; encoded by the coding sequence ATGGCAAGCAAACTGATCCTGACCGAACCTGTCTTAGGAACGAACCGCGAGCAGTTCATTGAACGCTGCCAGCAAGCCATCCTGACTGGACAAGCAAATTCCTTTATCTATCTGGTGGCCACGCGTGCGTTGCTAGACCATATCACGGCGCGTATCGTTGATGGTCAACGAGTGAAAGCGTGCACCGAGCTGCGCGTATTTCTGTTTGATGGATTGACACGCTACATACTGCGGCAGGCCGGCCACGATCGCCGACCGATTGAAGACGGAATGAAATACTTCCTGCTTGAGCAGGTCATCGCCCAACTCGCCGCAGCGGGCACTTTGCAGCATATTCCGGCCATCGCGCGGCTGCCGGGCACAGTTGAATCGGTGGGGCAAGTGATCGGTGAAATCAAGCGGGCCGGGATGACTCCTCAGCAACTGCGTGAGTTTATCAACACCCAACAACCGGAGGCGCGCGACCTGGACATCGCCGCCATCTATGAGGCGTACCAGCAAACATTGGATGAGTGCCGACTGATGGACGCCGATGAAGCGACCGCAGGCGCCTTGCAGGTGCTCCAATCGCGACCGGATTTGCCACCCGGGCTCGCACAGACGACAACGCTGTTCATTGATGGCTTCTTTGACTTCACGCCGATTCAAAAGAATCTGCTCCGCTATTTGATCGAGCGTATCCCTGAAGTCGTGGTCAATCTGACGCACGATCCGCGTCATCCGACGGTGTTTGCCGAACCGTTGCAAGACACATTCCGCTTCTTTGAGCGCCTCTCGGAGCCGATGCCCGTTGAACACAACGCCGCCACGTTGCCACATGCGCCCGCGCTGGAGCCGCTCCGCACTGGCTTATTCAATCCAGAAGCTGAGGCGTCTGCGGCGTCGCCTCCGATCACCGTGCTGTCGGGCGCAAGCATGGCGCATGAAGTTGAAGAGGTCGTCAAAGAAATTAAGCGACTCATCGTCGAGCAGGACTATCGCCCGCAGGAGATCGGCGTCATCGTGCGTGAGCCTTCCGGTTACCTGAAAGCGGTTCACGATACCCTGCGGCACTTCGGCGTGCCCGTCGCGTTGAACGCGCGCGAGCCGCTCACTTCTGTCCCGTCGGTCAAGGCCGCCATGAAGGTGCTGGCTGCCCGCGTGGCTTATGAAGAGACGGAGCCGTACCTGAGTTTGCTGAAGAACGATTACCTGGATCATTTCAGCGCACTAGACCGGGATGCTGTTGAAAATGCTGTGCTGGCTGTCGGCACGCAAATTCCTATACGGCAATGGCGACAACGGGTCAAACGGATTCGCGCGGCAAAACAGCATCAAGCCAGCACGCTGACCTCACGGCTTGTTGACCCTGAGCAGGTGGAGCAGGAATTGTTCCGCATCAATCGTGGCGTGACGCAACTTGAGCACGCGTTGCAATCGCTTGATCAGATACGCCAGGCGCTGGCGCTGATACCACAAGAGGGAACACTGAGTGAGTTGATTCAGGGATGGAGGGCCGCGCTCGGCGCGTTCCGTCTGCGCGAGCGGTTGCGCCAGCGGCTTGCCCAAGCTGGGCTGGACGAAGAAGCATTACGCCTGCTCTCGCTTGATCTGCGGGCGCTGGAGACGTTGCATCAAACGCTGGAACAAATCGAGCGGCTCGCCGAAACTGCTGACAATGGACGATGGGGCCGATTATCAATTGAGCAATTCTATGAAATGATGTCCCATCTACTCCAGCGAACGCTGCTGCATACACGGCGCAGTGATCCGGTGGGTGTTACGATCCTCGAAGCGACCGAGGCACGCGGGTTGCCGTTTCGTGCGATATTCATCACTGGGCTGGCACAAGGCGTGTTTCCGATGGCGCCGGCGCGTGATTGGATCTATCCGACCAACGAGCGGCAACAACTGGCTGAAGCCGGCCTGTTTCTTGAAGACCTATCGCCGAAAACATTCGCTGCTAAAGAAGCGCACTTCTTCTATCACGCTGCCTGCCAAGCAACCGAGCGATTGTATGTATCGTACTCGCGCGCCGATGCTCGTGGCGAGGCGGTGGTCGTCTCCGGCTTCGTTTCCGAGCTGCGCCGATTGTATGGCGTTGGCTTAGAGAGTCTCGTGCCCGTGATCGAACGGAGTCCGAGCGTCTATGATGTTCGCCGCAGCGCCTCGCCCGCCGAGTTGACGCGTAGTGTGCTGGCCGGACTCTATCAATCAGGGCCTGACGATGCGCTGGTGCTGCATCTCTATAACTGGGCGGTTGCTGCCGGACATGTCTCGTCATCTGTGCTCACACGGCTTCAGAGTGAAGAGGAACGACAAGGCTCAACGTTCGGTCCGCACGACGGGCTGCTCACCGACCCAACCATCCACCAACAGTTGCGTAGCCGGTTCGGTCCAAATCGCGTCTATTCGGCGAGCCAGCTTAACAGCTACGGTCGCTGTCCGTTTCAATTCTTCTGCCAGCGCATCTTGCAACTGGAAGAACGGGAAGAAGCCTCGCTTGATCTGGTGGCGCTGGATCGCGGCTGGTTACTGCATACGATTCTGCATCAATTCATGCAGCGGCACACCGATACCAACTTGAGCAGCTCACGTCGCCGCGAATATCAAGAGGAGCTGCTGCAAGTGGCCGACGACGTGTTCGCATACTATGAAGAGAAGTCGCTGCCGATCCACGCCGGTCTGTGGGCGCTGCAAAAAGAGAGCCTGCGGGATACGCTGCGACGATTCCTTGACGTCGAGATCGCCTATCAGGAGCAAGTCTCTGCCGCCGGTGTGCAGCCGCACTGGCTGGAACTGGGATTCGGGATGACCGAGTCGGACGCGAGTCACCCAGATTCGCGCAGAGAGTGCTTTCGGCTCAACCGCGGCAAAGACCTGATCCAACTGCGCGGGCGCATGGATCGCGTGGATCGTTCACCCGACGGCAAGTACATCATCTACGATTACAAATCGGGCGCGGGCGCTAGTCTGAAAGAGATGCAAGCCGGCGTGGATTTGCAAATCCCGCTCTACATTCGCGCCTTGTCCGATTTGTTCCTGGCGCCGGATGAAGAGGTGATCGGCGGCGGCTATTACTCGCTCAAAGAGTCTCATTTTAACCGCAATCGCGGCATGTATCGGCATGATCTCCAATCGCACACGGGGATTGGGCCACGCGCCAATTCAAACGTCACACCCGAAGAGTGGCAACAGACATTGCAGGAAGCTGAAGCGTATGCCTGGAAATACGTGGACGGGATGCGACGGGGCGATTTTCGCGTCGAGCCGAAAGACGATGCCTGTTGCCCGCGTTGCCTCTATCACGCTGTGTGCCGGTTTGACAGACAACGAATCCGGATGAAAAGCACCGAGCACTCACCCTGA